The DNA segment GATGCTGTTGTAAGTCTTTCATCCCATGTCGCAACGGGTACTTTTACTGTTGCCCTTAGTTTTTCTACGTATTCTAGAACTGCTTTGGCCTGGGGGCCTAGTTCGCCTGCTAATGAAACCGGCAAGCCTATAACCACTTTTTCGACATCATATTCATCGATGAGTTGCTTTATCTTTTG comes from the Bacillota bacterium genome and includes:
- the ruvX gene encoding Holliday junction resolvase RuvX; amino-acid sequence: QKIKQLIDEYDVEKVVIGLPVSLAGELGPQAKAVLEYVEKLRATVKVPVATWDERLTTASAKRMLLESEVRRSRRKEVIDKIAAAIMLQSYLDAKRSGE